In Dioscorea cayenensis subsp. rotundata cultivar TDr96_F1 chromosome 9, TDr96_F1_v2_PseudoChromosome.rev07_lg8_w22 25.fasta, whole genome shotgun sequence, a genomic segment contains:
- the LOC120269038 gene encoding transcription factor LHW-like: MVATTAVRQKLRALCHDKPWIYAVFWKLKNRSDLLTWEDGYIDNGKSVAYVRNALDHGVLSGKFGTTYFCCKMDIASGKLILCPTHIAMAGISHDSYAIGEGVLCKRQSADNHVWIAASELNSEILSDYPPEWQLQFAAGIKTVLLVPVIPLGVVQLGSLDMVEEDLNVVAYIKDSFSIFQHNAGACSDMALRLGHVNPLSSVKECLVENLLSPSSLIGNLPNPIQSQQSWGRDFMAIDSGQKNGDEMISSDHHFYPLFAPEDDFPHQIVTAQVMEMNEKPREEESIWKIIYGELLVDPNNAFFDHHLCEEEITQISMNLPDNSYLSHDANDISFAENMFDETLWKNFEAGTMIDDDQLLSFPTYCELHKALGSGSLEQHADHTWNISSSKTAQSNCTPAKYETIIEESKAWLANGNDTGLLLDAVMTHTRCGSDDGSSETSRCTKSYSSSSEKLSDSCLTQCKAEIDPLRFDISQMLAHVNGAAGPFDGLMDSPRRYSSNDSNIFSNDGHQKKGTAKLHPIAKRRGKNNDLHKPRPRDRQLIQDRVKELRELIPNGSKCSIDALLDRTVKHMLFLKNLSSQTEKLQHCSYSKAQVKDADSCLSTAQTHQDQVSLACQLGRTSKQFPLIIENLDQPGHILVEMLCSEYGLFLEIAQVIRSMRLTILKGVLKNKSEELWAHFIVETSRGFHRLDILLPLMRLLQRNVPSDTPIM, translated from the exons ATGGTGGCTACTACTGCAGTTAGGCAAAAGTTAAGGGCCTTGTGTCATGACAAGCCATGGATATATGCAGTATTTTGGAAGCTTAAGAACCGGAGTGACTT GCTTACCTGGGAAGATGGCTATATTGACAACGGAAAATCAGTTGCTTATGTTAGAAATGCTTTAGATCATGGGGTCCTGAGTGGTAAATTTGGGACCACATATTTTTGCTGTAAAATGGACATCGCAAGCGGAAAACTTATACTATGCCCTACTCATATTGCAATGGCAGGCATATCACATGATTCATATGCAATTGGAGAAGG GGTTCTTTGTAAAAGGCAATCAGCAGACAACCATGTTTGGATTGCTGCTTCTGAGCTTAACTCGGAGATACTGTCAGAT TACCCTCCAGAATGGCAGCTTCAATTTGCAGCAGGTATCAAG ACTGTTCTGCTTGTACCAGTTATTCCGCTTGGGGTTGTGCAGCTTGGTTCATTAGATATG GTTGAGGAAGATTTGAATGTGGTGGCTTATATAAAGGATTCCTTCAGTATATTTCAACATAATGCAGGGGCTTGCAGTGACATGGCCCTGAGATTGGGTCATGTTAATCCTTTGTCATCAGTGAAGGAATGTTTGGTTGAGAATCTGTTATCACCTTCTTCTTTGATTGGCAACTTACCTAATCCTATACAGTCTCAGCAGTCCTGGGGGAGGGATTTCATGGCTATTGATAGTGGCCAAAAGAATGGGGATGAGATGATTTCTAGTGATCATCATTTTTATCCTCTGTTTGCTCCTGAGGATGATTTTCCACATCAAATTGTAACAGCCCAGGTAAtggaaatgaatgaaaaacctCGTGAGGAGGAAAGTATATGGAAGATAATCTACGGAGAATTACTGGTTGATCCTAACAATGCTTTTTTTGATCATCATCTATGTGAGGAAGAAATCACACAAATCAGTATGAACTTACCGGATAACAGTTATCTTTCACATGATGCCAATGATATTTCTTTTGCTGAAAATATGTTTGATGAAACATTATGGAAGAACTTTGAAGCTGGTACTATGATAGATGATGATCAACTCTTGAGCTTCCCAACTTACTGTGAGCTGCACAAAGCACTTGGGTCGGGTTCCCTAGAGCAGCATGCTGACCATACCTGGAATATTTCATCATCAAAGACTGCTCAATCGAATTGCACACCTGCTAAATATGAAACCATAATTGAGGAATCTAAGGCATGGTTGGCCAATGGCAATGACACAGGACTTCTGTTAGATGCTGTAATGACCCATACACGTTGTGGTTCAGATGATGGTTCATCTGAGACATCGAGATGTACAAAATCATATAGCAGCTCATCAGAGAAGCTTTCAGATTCCTGTCTAACTCAGTGCAAAGCAGAAATTGATCCTTTGAGATTTGACATTTCACAGATGCTTGCACATGTAAATGGTGCAGCTGGCCCCTTTGATGGTTTGATGGATTCTCCCAGGCGGTATTCATCGAACGACAGTAATATTTTTAGCAATGATGGGCACCAGAAAAAAGGGACAGCAAAATTGCATCCTATAGCCAAAAGAAGAGGGAAAAACAATGATTTACATAAGCCAAGACCACGAGACAGACAGTTAATCCAGGATCGAGTTAAGGAGCTACGAGAGCTTATTCCAAATGGATCTAAA TGCAGCATTGATGCATTGTTGGATCGGACTGTGAAGCACATGCTCTTCCTTAAAAATCTCTCCAGCCAAACTGAAAAATTGCAGCACTGCTCGTATTCAAAG gCACAGGTTAAAGACGCGGATTCATGTTTGTCGACAGCTCAAACTCACCAGGACCAAGTCAGCTTGGCATGCCAATTGGGAAGGACATCCAAACAGTTCCCATTGATCATTGAAAACCTAGACCAGCCAGGCCATATACTTGTGGAG atgCTATGCAGTGAATATGGTCTATTTCTAGAGATTGCCCAAGTCATTAGAAGCATGCGGCTGACCATCCTGAAAGGAGTTCTGAAAAACAAGTCGGAGGAGCTTTGGGCACACTTCATTGTTGAG ACCTCAAGAGGTTTCCACAGACTGGATATTCTTTTGCCGCTAATGAGACTATTGCAGCGGAACGTTCCTTCCGACACTCCGATTATGTGA
- the LOC120269039 gene encoding LOW QUALITY PROTEIN: ultraviolet-B receptor UVR8-like (The sequence of the model RefSeq protein was modified relative to this genomic sequence to represent the inferred CDS: deleted 1 base in 1 codon): MNGGGGGGGEGGEEMEEDGKDARKGKEMEVDKKKAVLMWGYLPGVSLQRSPLLYPVAVPLPGSPISGDSWKDVCGGGCGFAMAISESGKLLTWGSTDDMGQSYLTAGKHEEIPEAYPLPTQVAVVKAAAGWAHCVAVTAHGDAYTWGWKECVPSGRVVVDQTMGEAVEKDEKEVKSRSNVSRATGGPVSSSETRGGEESAKRRKLSSAKQGQESSTSGDENLSAPPCLVTLNSGVRITAVAAGGRHTLALSDVGQVWGWGYGGEGQLGLGSRIRLVSSPHPVPCIGLGVYGRDRSAAIKRNSSSDEQVFMGIGNYVKAIACGGRHSTVITDAGALLTFGWGLYGQCGQGSVDDELSPKCVTALLGIKIKGVAAGLWHTLCISADGDVYAFGGNQFGQLGTGTDQAETLPKLLDVPCLENKNAKIISCGARHSAITTDEGEVFCWGWNKYGQLGLGDAIDRSLPTQVQIDNWFPTNISCGWWHTLLLAEAPT, from the exons ATGaacggaggaggaggaggaggaggagaaggaggagaggaAATGGAGGAAGATGGGAAGGATGCGAggaaggggaaggagatggaggTGGACAAGAAGAAGGCGGTGCTCATGTGGGGGTACCTTCCCGGAGTCTCGTTGCAGAGGTCGCCGCTTCTTTATCCCGTCGCCGTGCCTTTGCCTGGTTCACCGATCTCCGGGGACTCTTGGAAGGACGTTTGTGGTGGTGGTTGCGGTTTCGCTATGGCGATCTCAG AATCAGGGAAGCTCCTTACATGGGGTTCAACAGATGATATGGGCCAAAGTTATTTGACTGCAGGGAAGCATGAG GAAATTCCGGAGGCTTATCCACTTCCTACTCAAGTAGCTGTAGTGAAGGCTGCTGCTGGGTGGGCTCACTGTGTTGCAGTTACAG CTCATGGAGATGCCTACACTTGGGGCTGGAAGGAGTGTGTACCATCTGGGAGGGTCGTTGTAGACCAAACCATGGGTGAGGCTGTTGAAAAGGATGAAAAAGAAG TGAAATCCAGGTCAAATGTTTCTAGAGCTACTGGTGGACCTGTATCAAGTAGTGAAACTAGAGGTGGAGAGGAAAGTGCAAAGAGGAGAAAGTTATCTTCAGCTAAACAAGGGCAAGAAAGCTCAACATCTGGGGATGAAAATCTTTCAGCACCACCATGTCTTGTAACTCTCAATTCTGGCGTGAGGATCACTGCAGTAGCTGCTGGTGGACGTCATACACTGGCCTTGTCTG ATGTAGGCCAAGTTTGGGGTTGGGGCTATGGAGGGGAAGGACAGCTTGGCTTGGGTTCACGTATCCGCTTGGTGTCCTCTCCTCATCCTGTCCCTTGCATTGGATTGGGTGTTTATGGAAGAGATCGTTCAGCAGCTATTAAAAGGAACAGCAGTTCTGATGAGCAGGTTTTCATGGGCATTGGAAACTATGTCAAGGCTATTGCTTGCGGAGGACGTCACAGCACTGTAATTACTG ATGCCGGAGCACTACTGACTTTCGGTTGGGGACTTTATGGCCAG TGTGGGCAAGGAAGCGTAGATGATGAGCTGAGTCCGAAATGTGTCACCGCTCTTCTCGGCATCAAAATCAAAGGGGTTGCTGCTGGCCTTTGGCACACACTTTGCATCTCTGCCGACGGTGATGTATACGCCTTTGGCGGAAACCAGTTCGGGCAGCTAGGAACCGGCACTGATCAAGCCGAG ACTCTGCCGAAACTCCTGGACGTGCCATGTTTGGAGAACAAGAATGCAAAGATAATCTCTTGCGGCGCACGTCACAGTGCCATTACCACAG ACGAGGGAGAGGTGTTCTGCTGGGGTTGGAACAAGTATGGCCAG CTTGGCCTC GGTGATGCTATCGATCGGAGCCTACCGACCCAGGTACAAATAGACAACTGGTTCCCTACTAATATCTCCTGTGGCTGGTGGCATACGTTGTTGCTTGCCGAAGCTCCGACCTGA
- the LOC120269320 gene encoding BTB/POZ and MATH domain-containing protein 3 isoform X1: MAEFAADPGGLVNDNRRLAQQRLPNASQSKLICETVNGSHHYTIKGYSLAKGMGPGKYMTSDTFSVGGYEWAVYFYPDGKNPEDNSLYVSVFIALASDGADVRALFELTLLDQSGKGKHKVHSHFDRAPESVPYTLKYRGSMWGYKRFYRRTSLEASDFLKDDCLVMRCTVGVVRTRVESSSQSAISVPPSDMGRCLKEMLESRMGSDIVFIVGDETFHAHKLVLAARSPVFHAQFFGPIGNRDTDKVVLQDIESSVFKAMLLYIYSDALPDIHELTGSVSMSTSTIVVQHLLAAADRFGLDRLKQICEAKLCEEVTADTVATTLALAEQHHCAQLKSACLKFTALQENLGVVMQTEGFDYLKETCPSVLSDLLETIAVVEDDNRPSSRKRGGSSVIGLNLMDGVDIHGRRTRKHL; the protein is encoded by the exons ATGGCAGAGTTCGCGGCCGACCCGGGAGGCCTTGTCAACGACAACCGCCGCCTGGCGCAGCAGCGGCTTCCGAACGCTTCTCAGTCGAAGTTAATCTGTGAGACCGTCAATGGTTCCCATCACTACACGATCAAGGGATACTCTTTGGCGAAGGGGATGGGGCCTGGGAAGTATATGACTAGTGATACGTTCTCCGTTGGGGGATACGAGTGGGCTGTGTACTTCTACCCTGATGGCAAGAACCCGGAGGATAATTCGCTGTATGTGTCGGTGTTCATTGCGCTGGCTAGTGATGGTGCTGATGTTAGAGCTCTGTTTGAGCTCACCCTGCTGGATCAGAGTGGGAAGGGGAAGCACAAGGTGCACAGCCACTTTGATCGGGCACCGGAGAGCGTTCCTTATACTCTTAAGTATCGGGGCAGCATGTG GGGCTATAAGAGATTTTACCGAAGAACATCTCTAGAAGCATCTGATTTTCTGAAGGATGATTGTCTAGTCATGCGCTGCACAGTGGGAGTTGTTAGAACTCGCGTTGAATCTTCTAGCCAGTCAGCAATTTCTGTACCACCTTCAGATATGGGTCGTTGCCTCAAGGAAATGCTTGAGTCTAGAATGGGCTCTGATATTGTATTTATAGTTGGAGACGAGACTTTCCATGCTCACAAGTTGGTACTTGCTGCAAGATCCCCTGTTTTTCATGCACAATTCTTTGGTCCTATTGGAAATAGGGACACTGATAAAGTTGTGTTACAGGATATCGAGTCTTCGGTTTTCAAG GCCATGCTTCTGTATATTTACTCTGATGCTCTACCTGATATTCATGAACTCACTGGATCAGTCTCAATGAGTACATCCACCATTGTAGTACAACATTTATTGGCTGCAGCTGATCGGTTTGGGTTGGACCGGCTAAAACAAATATGTGAAGCGAAATTATGTGAAGAAGTAACTGCTGACACAGTAGCGACAACCTTGGCACTGGCAGAACAGCACCATTGTGCACAACTGAAGTCTGCCTGTCTAAAATTCACAGCATTGCAAGAAAACTTGGGAG TTGTAATGCAGACCGAAGGGTTTGATTATTTGAAGGAGACTTGCCCGTCAGTTCTCTCAGACCTATTGGAGACAATTGCTGTCGTTGAGGATGACAACCGTCCGAGTTCCAGGAAGAGAGGCGGTAGCAGTGTCATAGGACTTAATCTCATGGATGGTGTCGACATTCATGGGAGGCGTACTCGAAAACATCTGTAG
- the LOC120269320 gene encoding BTB/POZ and MATH domain-containing protein 3 isoform X2: protein MAEFAADPGGLVNDNRRLAQQRLPNASQSKLICETVNGSHHYTIKGYSLAKGMGPGKYMTSDTFSVGGYEWAVYFYPDGKNPEDNSLYVSVFIALASDGADVRALFELTLLDQSGKGKHKVHSHFDRAPESVPYTLKYRGSMWGYKRFYRRTSLEASDFLKDDCLVMRCTVGVVRTRVESSSQSAISVPPSDMGRCLKEMLESRMGSDIVFIVGDETFHAHKLVLAARSPVFHAQFFGPIGNRDTDKVVLQDIESSVFKAMLLYIYSDALPDIHELTGSVSMSTSTIVVQHLLAAADRFGLDRLKQICEAKLCEEVTADTVATTLALAEQHHCAQLKSACLKFTALQENLGDRRV, encoded by the exons ATGGCAGAGTTCGCGGCCGACCCGGGAGGCCTTGTCAACGACAACCGCCGCCTGGCGCAGCAGCGGCTTCCGAACGCTTCTCAGTCGAAGTTAATCTGTGAGACCGTCAATGGTTCCCATCACTACACGATCAAGGGATACTCTTTGGCGAAGGGGATGGGGCCTGGGAAGTATATGACTAGTGATACGTTCTCCGTTGGGGGATACGAGTGGGCTGTGTACTTCTACCCTGATGGCAAGAACCCGGAGGATAATTCGCTGTATGTGTCGGTGTTCATTGCGCTGGCTAGTGATGGTGCTGATGTTAGAGCTCTGTTTGAGCTCACCCTGCTGGATCAGAGTGGGAAGGGGAAGCACAAGGTGCACAGCCACTTTGATCGGGCACCGGAGAGCGTTCCTTATACTCTTAAGTATCGGGGCAGCATGTG GGGCTATAAGAGATTTTACCGAAGAACATCTCTAGAAGCATCTGATTTTCTGAAGGATGATTGTCTAGTCATGCGCTGCACAGTGGGAGTTGTTAGAACTCGCGTTGAATCTTCTAGCCAGTCAGCAATTTCTGTACCACCTTCAGATATGGGTCGTTGCCTCAAGGAAATGCTTGAGTCTAGAATGGGCTCTGATATTGTATTTATAGTTGGAGACGAGACTTTCCATGCTCACAAGTTGGTACTTGCTGCAAGATCCCCTGTTTTTCATGCACAATTCTTTGGTCCTATTGGAAATAGGGACACTGATAAAGTTGTGTTACAGGATATCGAGTCTTCGGTTTTCAAG GCCATGCTTCTGTATATTTACTCTGATGCTCTACCTGATATTCATGAACTCACTGGATCAGTCTCAATGAGTACATCCACCATTGTAGTACAACATTTATTGGCTGCAGCTGATCGGTTTGGGTTGGACCGGCTAAAACAAATATGTGAAGCGAAATTATGTGAAGAAGTAACTGCTGACACAGTAGCGACAACCTTGGCACTGGCAGAACAGCACCATTGTGCACAACTGAAGTCTGCCTGTCTAAAATTCACAGCATTGCAAGAAAACTTGGGAG ACCGAAGGGTTTGA